Within Fusobacterium gonidiaformans ATCC 25563, the genomic segment GTGCTTGTTTAAAACACTATTTTCAAGATTTAAAAATGCCTCATCCGGATTATGCGTTTACACCGGATAGCTCTTTTCCAGTAACGTTTGCGGAAAAAGGAGCTGTTCGAGTAAAAATTACAAGAAAATTTAAAACTCTGGAAGAAGTGGTACTTCGAGGAGGAAATGCTTTTAATTCTGTTGCAGAAAAAGTAAGAGCCAATTTCCCAAGTGCTTTGGTATCCGGTTTAGAAAGTAAAAATCGAGTAAAAGTGGAAGAAGAAGATGGAATTTCAGAAGTATTTGTGCAAGGAGTCGCTGCTCATGGAGCAAAACCTCATTTGGGAGTCAATGCCATTCAAGTGTTGTTTGACTATCTAAAAGATTGTGGAATTCACAATGAAGAATTTCGAGAATTGGTAGAATTATTTAAAAACTATTTAAAAATGGAAACAGATGGAGCTTCCTTTGGAGTGAATTTTTCTGATGAAGAATCCGGAAATTTAAGCTTAAATGTGGGAATGATTTCTTTGGAAGATAATCAATTGGAAATTTGTATTGATATGAGATGTCCGGTATTGGTAGAAAACCAAAAGGTTATTGATACCATGAAGCCAAAAGTGGAAGCTGCCGGTTTTGAATTTGTACTATATTCTAATTCGAAACCGTTATATTTTCCAAAAGATAGTTTCTTGGTAAAGACATTGATGGATGTTTACCAAGAAGTAACAGGGGATATGGAAGCGAAACCGGTTGCAATCGGTGGAGGAACGTATGCTAAGCAAACAACAAATGCAGTAGCCTTTGGAGCACTTTTGAAATCTCAAGAAGATCTTATGCACCAAAAAGACGAATATTTAGAAATTGATAAATTGGATACTTTGTTACCTATTTTCATAGAAGCAATTTATCGATTAGCGAAATAAGAGGGGCGAAAAAATCAGTATGTGGAAAAAATTAGAAATAGAAAGCAAAGAAGTTATCGATCGTTATACAAAACATCGTTTTCAAATTTGTGACTTTGCTTTTACCAATTTGTTTCTTTGGAGCCGTGGAGAAGTCATTGAGTATGAAGAAGAGGAAGATGTTCTATGTTTACGAGGGCATTACAATGACCAAATTTATTACTTTATGCCGGTTCCCAAAGAAGAAACGGAAGAAAATATAGGGGCAATGAAAAGAAGAATGGATACTATCTTAGAAGAGGGAGCTTCCATTTCTTATGTGCCGGAATATTGGGTGGAAAAATTGCAAGACGATTATGTCTTGGAAGAAATACGAGATTCTTTTGATTATGTTTATCAAGTGGAAGATTTAGCATTTTTAAAAGGAAGACGATTTGCAAAGAAGAAAAATCATATTAGCAAATTTAAAAGAACTTATCCTGACTTTACTTTTGAAGAAATTACGACAGAAAATTTGGAAGCGGTAAAGGCATTTCAAAGTCAATGGTGTTTTTGTCGAGAATGTGAAAAAGAAGAAGTATTACGAAATGAAAATATGGGAATTATGTCTTTGTTAGACCATTTTGAAACATTGGGACTAAGTGGATCTGTATTAAAAGTGAATGGAGAGATTGTAGGTTTTAGTTTAGGAGAAGTCTTAGATCAAGACTATGTCTTAATTCATATTGAAAAAGCAATTGCAGACTATGTAGGAAGTTATCAAATTTTAAACAGCTTATTTTTACAACAACATTTTTTAGAATATCAATACGTCAATCGTGAGGATGACTTTGGGAATGAGGGACTTCGAGAAGCAAAAGAGTCTTATCACCCTGCATTCTTATTAAAAAAATATGATGTTATTTCAAAAAAATAAAAAGGAGAGGAGTAATATGGTAACATTAGAAAAAATTCAAGAAGCAAAAAGTTGTATTCAAGATTCTGTCAGAAAGACACCGGTTTTGAATTGCCCAAAATTAGGAGCACAAACAGGAAATGATGTCTATTTCAAATTAGAAAATTTACAACAAACAGGATCTTTTAAACTTCGAGGAGCTTTGAATAAAATTGCACATTTATCAGAAGAAGAAAAAAAATGTGGAGTGATTGCATCATCTGCTGGAAACCATGCTCAAGGAGTCGCTTTGGGGGCAACGGCAAAGGGGATTAAATCTACTATTGTCATGCCAGCCGGAGCACCTTTGTCAAAAGTAAGAGCAACAAGAGAGTATGGAGCGGAAGTAGTATTACACGGAGCAGTATATGATAATGCTTACCAAAAAGCTTTGGAAATTCAAAAAGAAACAGGAGCGATTTTCTTACATCCTTTCGATGATGAAGAAGTGATTGCAGGACAAGGAACCATAGGATTGGAAATTTTAGAACAACTTCCTGATGTAGATGCTGTTTTAGTTCCTATCGGAGGAGGAGGAATCCTAGCGGGGATTGCCACTGCTATTAAATCCGTGAAACCGGAAGTAAAAGTGATTGGGGTAGAAGCAGCAGGAGCAGCTTCCATGACGGCAGCTCTAGCAAAGGGAGAATGTTGTGATATTGAAAATTGTTCTACAATTGCGGATGGAATTGCAGTTCGTAAAGTAGGTTATAAAACTTTAGAGTTGGTAAAAAAATATGTCGATGAAGTCGTAACCGTAACAGAAGATGAAATTGTACAAGGAATTTTCTATCTACTAGAAAAAAGTAAATTGGTTGCAGAAGGAGCAGGAGCTTCCGGAGTAGCTGCTCTATTGGCAGGAAAAATCAATTTAAAAGGGAAAAAAGTATGTGCTGTGATTTCCGGTGGAAATGTAGATATGAACTTTATTGAAAAAATTGTAAATAAGGCTTTAGTGTTAAATGGACAACGACACGAAATTACAGTATATATTCCGGATAAACCGGGAGAAATGGAAAAATTAACAAGAGTTCTTCATGAACAAAATGCAAATATTATCTATATCAGTCAAACAAAATATAGAGCATCTCTAGCTATTACAGAAGTCAAAGTAGACTTGGTAGTCGAATGTAGAGATGAGGCACATCAAGAAGAAATTCATGCCGCTTTAGAAAAAAATGGAGCAAGAATCGCTAAATAGCAAAAGAAACAGGAGGTTATATGTATTTTCAGGTATTATGTACCGTTGTAGGGGGACTTGGAATTTTTTTGTTAGGAATGGATAATATGTCCTCCGGAATGCAAAAAATTGCTGGACCACGTTTGAAAAAGATTTTGGCAACCTTAACAACCAATCGTATTTTAGGGATTTTCACAGGGATTATGATAACCGCTTTGGTGCAATCTTCTTCTGTAAGTACTGTTATGACGATAGGTTTTGTAAATGCGTCTCTATTGACCTTAAAACAAGCTCTAGGAATTATTCTAGGGGCGAATATCGGGACAACAATTACAGGTTGGTTATTGGCTATGAATATCGGAAAGTACGGGTTGCCTATTGTAGGGCTTGCTGCCATTCTATTGATGTTTAAAAAAGAAGATAAAGTTCGAGTTCGATTGATGACTTTGATGGGCTTTGGATTTATTTTCTTAGGACTGCAACTCATGAGCGATGGATTACGACCTTTACGAGAATTACCGGAATTTGTAGAATTATTCAAGGCATTTCGAGCCGATACTTACTTAGGAGTTATTAAAGTTGCCTTAATTGGAGCTGCTATTACAGGGATTGTGCAATCTTCTGCAGCTACCTTGGGGATTACCATTACTTTAGCAAGTCAAGGCTTGATTGATTATCCCTCTGCGGTAGCTTTGGTCTTAGGGGAGAACGTAGGGACCACAGTAACGGCTTTATTAGCTTCGATTGGAGCTTCTGCCAATGCAAAGAGAGCAGCCTATGCCCATACTTTAATTAATATTATTGGAGTTGTTTGGGTAACGGCTATATTCCCATATTATTTGTTTGGTCTGGAAAATATCTTGGATCCCGATCATCATGTAGGAGCAGCGATTGCTTCTGCCCATACTTGTTTTAATATTTGTAACGTCATTTTAATGATTCCTTTTGTCGGAGTTTTAGATAAATTTTTGCAAAGGATAGTACCGAATGATAATAATATCGAAGAGGACGAAGTAAAAGTCACAAAACTTTCTTCTATGGGGAAAATGTTGCCTACCGTTATTATTGACCAAACGAAAAATGAAGTTCTTACAATGGGAAAATACATCAAACATATTTTCTTCCGCTTAGAAGAATTGTATGAAGATCCTGATAAAATTGCTGTGAATGTAGTAGAAATCAATCAAGTAGAAGATAAATTGGACTTGTATGAAAAAGAAATCAATAATATCAACTATGCTTTACTAAATCGTACTTTAGATCAAGAATACATTGAAAAAACAAGACGAAATTTATTGGTTTGTGATGAATATGAAACTATCAGTGACTATATTGGAAGAATAGGAGATTCTATTGAGAAACTACAAGAACATAATATTGTGATTGAAGGCTTCCGTGTAGAGATTTTACAATCTTTAAACGATAAGATTGTAAAATTTTTCCAACACATTCATCAAGGATACGAGAGCAAAGAAATGAAATACTTTTCAGATGGAATTGATGAGTACAATGAGATTAAGAATTTTTGTAAAACGAAGAGAAAAGAACACTTTAAGGATAGCACCGAGAATATTATTCCTTCTCGATTGAACACAGAATTTTCAGACATCATCAACTACTATCAAAGAGCAGCAGATCATATCTACAACATTATTGAATATTATATGAAGTTGTAACAAAACATAGTGCTAATCGAAAAAATTGTTCGTTTTTTTCAGAAAAAAATAAAAAAAATAAAAATTGTATATTGATTATTTTGAGAATTTATGATATAGTAAAACAAATGTTTTTTATTAATAATATATGAAGGAGATTTATAATGAAGTTAAATTTAGAAAAAAATTTTAAGTTTTTGTTTAAGAAAAAGGTGAGTTTTACAATGGCAGCACTTACTATTTTTGCTATTACAGGAAGTATTGGATATGCAGATGTAGATGAAAAAATCCAAAATGAAGTAACACGAAGCACAAAGGAAGATGAAAAACACGATACAGCAATTAGAGATATCAATACAAAAATCCAAAATGAAGTAACACGAAGCACAAAGGAAGATGAAAAACACGATACAGCAATTAGAGATATCAATACAAAAATCCAAGATGAAGTAACACGAAGTACAAAGGAAGATGAAAAACACGATACAGCAATTAGAGATATCAATACAAAAATCCAAAATGAAGTAATACGAAGTAAAGAAGCCGATCAAACACTCGGTGAAGGAATTGTAAAAAATGATGGAAAAATCCGAGATGAAATAGACCGAAGTACAAAGGAAGATGAAAAACACGATACAGCAATTAGAGATATCAATACAAAAATCCGAGATGAAATAGACCGAAGTACAAAGGAAGATGAAAAACATGATAAAGGAATTGCAGATAACAAGGGAAAAATTGAAGCTGAAGTAACACGAAGTACAAAGGAAGATGAAAAACACGATAAAGGAATTGCAGCAAATAAAGC encodes:
- the pepV gene encoding dipeptidase PepV, with the protein product MDLQKEVLKYKEDVVRGIQEMIQVPSVKSEALPGKPFGEGPANALHAFLAYAEKLGFHTENFDNYAGHIDMGEGEETLGILAHVDVVPVGEGWTYPPFSGTIADGKIFGRGTLDDKGPAMMCLYCMKALQDLKIPLSRKIRMIIGADEESGSACLKHYFQDLKMPHPDYAFTPDSSFPVTFAEKGAVRVKITRKFKTLEEVVLRGGNAFNSVAEKVRANFPSALVSGLESKNRVKVEEEDGISEVFVQGVAAHGAKPHLGVNAIQVLFDYLKDCGIHNEEFRELVELFKNYLKMETDGASFGVNFSDEESGNLSLNVGMISLEDNQLEICIDMRCPVLVENQKVIDTMKPKVEAAGFEFVLYSNSKPLYFPKDSFLVKTLMDVYQEVTGDMEAKPVAIGGGTYAKQTTNAVAFGALLKSQEDLMHQKDEYLEIDKLDTLLPIFIEAIYRLAK
- a CDS encoding DUF2156 domain-containing protein, whose amino-acid sequence is MWKKLEIESKEVIDRYTKHRFQICDFAFTNLFLWSRGEVIEYEEEEDVLCLRGHYNDQIYYFMPVPKEETEENIGAMKRRMDTILEEGASISYVPEYWVEKLQDDYVLEEIRDSFDYVYQVEDLAFLKGRRFAKKKNHISKFKRTYPDFTFEEITTENLEAVKAFQSQWCFCRECEKEEVLRNENMGIMSLLDHFETLGLSGSVLKVNGEIVGFSLGEVLDQDYVLIHIEKAIADYVGSYQILNSLFLQQHFLEYQYVNREDDFGNEGLREAKESYHPAFLLKKYDVISKK
- the ilvA gene encoding threonine ammonia-lyase — protein: MVTLEKIQEAKSCIQDSVRKTPVLNCPKLGAQTGNDVYFKLENLQQTGSFKLRGALNKIAHLSEEEKKCGVIASSAGNHAQGVALGATAKGIKSTIVMPAGAPLSKVRATREYGAEVVLHGAVYDNAYQKALEIQKETGAIFLHPFDDEEVIAGQGTIGLEILEQLPDVDAVLVPIGGGGILAGIATAIKSVKPEVKVIGVEAAGAASMTAALAKGECCDIENCSTIADGIAVRKVGYKTLELVKKYVDEVVTVTEDEIVQGIFYLLEKSKLVAEGAGASGVAALLAGKINLKGKKVCAVISGGNVDMNFIEKIVNKALVLNGQRHEITVYIPDKPGEMEKLTRVLHEQNANIIYISQTKYRASLAITEVKVDLVVECRDEAHQEEIHAALEKNGARIAK
- a CDS encoding Na/Pi cotransporter family protein encodes the protein MYFQVLCTVVGGLGIFLLGMDNMSSGMQKIAGPRLKKILATLTTNRILGIFTGIMITALVQSSSVSTVMTIGFVNASLLTLKQALGIILGANIGTTITGWLLAMNIGKYGLPIVGLAAILLMFKKEDKVRVRLMTLMGFGFIFLGLQLMSDGLRPLRELPEFVELFKAFRADTYLGVIKVALIGAAITGIVQSSAATLGITITLASQGLIDYPSAVALVLGENVGTTVTALLASIGASANAKRAAYAHTLINIIGVVWVTAIFPYYLFGLENILDPDHHVGAAIASAHTCFNICNVILMIPFVGVLDKFLQRIVPNDNNIEEDEVKVTKLSSMGKMLPTVIIDQTKNEVLTMGKYIKHIFFRLEELYEDPDKIAVNVVEINQVEDKLDLYEKEINNINYALLNRTLDQEYIEKTRRNLLVCDEYETISDYIGRIGDSIEKLQEHNIVIEGFRVEILQSLNDKIVKFFQHIHQGYESKEMKYFSDGIDEYNEIKNFCKTKRKEHFKDSTENIIPSRLNTEFSDIINYYQRAADHIYNIIEYYMKL
- a CDS encoding YadA C-terminal domain-containing protein, encoding MKLNLEKNFKFLFKKKVSFTMAALTIFAITGSIGYADVDEKIQNEVTRSTKEDEKHDTAIRDINTKIQNEVTRSTKEDEKHDTAIRDINTKIQDEVTRSTKEDEKHDTAIRDINTKIQNEVIRSKEADQTLGEGIVKNDGKIRDEIDRSTKEDEKHDTAIRDINTKIRDEIDRSTKEDEKHDKGIADNKGKIEAEVTRSTKEDEKHDKGIAANKAGIEANASAIKHLDSKLNKITAMMTAMNNVDFQDVNAGEVAIGAGVGHFVGDQAVAVGVAYGVNDDLKVHAKWSGVAGDPHYNAIGGGVTYKFRTR